AGAGAGAGCATCAAAGATTATGTAGTTGATGCCCACTCCCGAATTATTCTCTTTGATAATAACTTCCTCTTGAACCCACACAAAGACAAAATATTCGCAGAACTTAGAGAATATGACAAATATGTTGATTTTAATCAGGGAATTGATGCACGACTTATTACTGAAGATATCGCCATAAAAATTAGTGAGTTGAAATTGGATAGTACTATCCGCATTGCATATGATGCAAAAAAGGATAGAGATGCTGTTTACAATGCCATTGAAAATCTCCATCAAGCTGGAATCTCCAAAAGAAGTATCTTCGTATATACATTGTTCAATTATACAGATACCCCGGCGGATTTTTTTGACAGAACACGAGATATTTTGAACTGGGGTGCTGTTTGCTACCCTATGAGATATGAACCACTTCGTGCAATTACAAAGAATAGTTATGTCTCTCCAAATTGGACAATAGATGAAATAGAGGCGATTCAAGCTGCAAGGAGAGTCATTGGATATGGCGGGGCATTTCCTGCCTATACTGGACTGGTTGATAAAATTACAAACGCATTTGGTTTTGCTGATGCATTTGAACTACGGGAGTTGAAACAAAAATGAAAAATACTATTTGTTCTTGTTGTGGTCGTAAGATTGTTGACAAAGTACATGGTCCATATTCTGATGGACAATGCGTCTGTGATGTATGTTGGAATGACCCTGCGTTGTTTTTTGAAGATAAAGTCGCCACTTCTTTTCAGATAAATCCTCAAGAAACACTTGATTTAACTGATAGTTTGAATCAAATCGAGGTCATAGACATGTACCTCTCTTCGGTGAAATCAGGTAGTTTTCAAAATACTTTCTCGTGGACGAATCTTATCAATAACAAACATCTAACTATCCCAGTACTGAAATTCAGCCAAAAAGGCCTTCCTTTGTTTATTGGCAAGATTCGGCCTGCTGAGTTATTAGTGATGAGTTCTGTGGATCAATGGAACGAAGATAGATTAGAGGGATATCAACGCGAACGAATTAAAGAAAAAAATAGAGAAATTAAAGATTTTTTGAAAAACTGCGACATTCCAATTGTCCCCCCCATTATCGCGAGTGTCAAACTGTCATCATTCATTCCAACTAGTGATGATTATGGCCAAATGGAGATCCCAATCATTCCGGGTAATATTTCTCTCATAGATGGTCAGCAGAGAACAGGGGGATTTTACGAATTATTTTATGAAATTCGATCTGAAGGGAAAAAGAATAAAGATCATGGCGATATGATTTTGGATCGTTATGCGGAGTTTTTGAAATTCGAAATCCCTATTCTTCTCATCGATCCTCAACTCATTATTAAAAAATTACAGGAAAAAAATTCATTATCTGATATAAAACCAATTGATGTTGAACGTGCTTTCTTCTTCGTGATTAATAAAACTCAGAAGTCGGTAAGTTCTTCATTGAAAGATGAACTGGCCTATCTTACGATTTCTGCTGGTATTACGGGAATTCCTGCAATTGAAAAGGATAGATGGCGTGTTGATCTCGTTCCAATAGTGAATGAACTGAACAAGGAAGGGTCCCCACTATATGGATTGATTAATCTCGGAGGCTCAAGTGGTCTTCAACGTCCGATCCCATTAACATCATTTGTTTCTTCTCTGAAACCTCTTTACGATAATCCCACATTTCATGCATATTCCCAAGAAGAAAAATTGCAATTTTTGAAAGCATACTGGGGGGCTGTAAAAGAAGTGTTTCCAGACGCTTTCGCGCAGACCAAACAGTATTTATTGACCAAAACCATTGGAATGTATCCTATGAATTCACTTTCAGCAGATATATTGAATGAAATGCTGAAGGATGGGAAAAATCCACTGCTCCAGAGTGATGTCTATCCCTACATCCTTTTGTTGGGGGATCTGGATTGGTCTGTTAATGCATCCGAATTTAGATATTTTATTGGTAGAAAAGGAACCGGAAGAGGATATGAATTATTAAAAGAGGCGTTTCAAAAGAAAATTTAACTACCATTTCTTTTGATTATCTATTTATGTTGAAAAAACGTATTTTCTTTCATATGGGGTTGAAGGATTTACGCTTAAATGATGCCTATTCTACAGGAATGGGTGATGATGTTGTAAATGATTTTTATATCCCTATTTTGGGTTGTGCAGTTGAATATAACCGAATATCAGGATATTTTTCATCAAAAAGTTTGGCGATAACAGCCTCGGGTATCAACGGATTAATTCAAAATGATGGTGTGATGAGATTATTGACATCCCCAAATCTAGAAAAAAAGGATGTTGAGTGTATTTCTGATATTTTGTCTGGTGATCCTATCTTACTTGAAAAATATCTTCTTCAAGAATTGGATTCATTTGATCTTGAAGAATCTTTCACCAAAGATCATGTAAAAGCTCTTGCTTGGATGCTGAAAAATAACCGATTAGAGATACGAATTGCTTTACCCATAACCACTAACGGAAATTCCGATCCTGCTTCATTATTTCACTCAAAAATTGGTTACATCAAAGATGTAATGGGTGATTCATTAACATTTACTGGTTCAAATAATGAAACAGGATCTGGATTAATTAGGAATATTGAGGATTTTAAGGTGTTTTTTAGTTGGGGTTCTGATAAGGATAAAAAATGCGTTGACATTGACACCTTAACCTTCGAAAAATACTGGAATAACGAATCTCCATGTGTGAAAACGGTCAGTCTTCCCGATGCTGTCCATCAGAGATTATTAACCGTCGCCCCGAATTCCATTGATGATCTGGATCTCGAAAAATATTATGCCGAAAGAAAACAATCCCAACGGGCTATTAAATTGTATGATTATCAAAAAGATGCAATTAATAGTTGGTTCGAAGCAGAAAAACGCGGACTCTTTGAAATGGCCACAGGTACAGGAAAAACCTTTACAGCCATTGGGTGTCTAGAGAGGTTATTGCTCGAAAGAACATCTCCTCTCTTAATTGTCATTACCTGCCCTCAGGTACATTTAGTAAACCAGTGGGAGACGTCAATCAGAAAATTTGATCTCGACGTTGATGTTCTCTATAATTCTAATGAATTAGGAAGTACATGGAAAGATAAATTCAGTGATCTTTTGTCGCATCTAAATCTCGGGCGGAAACAGAGTGCGATCTTGATCACGACACATCGTACTTTTTCTTCATCTAAGTTCATCGAAATTCTTAGTCGTAAAAAGAAACGTTTTGAAGTATGTATTGTTGCTGATGAAGCTCATGGAACCGGAGCTGAGGGAGCGCAAAAAGGACTGTTACCATTATATGATTACCGTCTCGCCCTGAGTGCAACTCCACGCAGGCTATATGACGAAGAAGGTACTGATGCTATTTTTGACTTCTTTGGAGATACCCTCTATGAATTTCCATTGGATAGAGCCATTACAACTATCAATCCTGCAACTGGAATGATGTTTCTAACATCATACAGGTACGTCCCAATTTTCGTAAATTTGTCTCGTGGTGAGTACTTGGACTATCAGGAGCTTTCTACGCAAATTCAGAACGCTCGATTTTATCATGGTGATCCCGATAAAGATGTAAATCGCGATATTTTAGAAAAACTCCTTATTAAGCGTGCTAATATTGTTAAAAACTGTGATGAGAAATATCCCATGTTTGAAAGATTACTCTCAGATATCTCAAAAACACTTATGAATACACTCATATTTGTAGATCCTGGCCAGTTCTCTTCCATACTTTCCATCTTGGATTCGCATAACATCCGTCATCATCAATTCACCCAATCCGAAGGTGCAAAGCCAGCCAAAAATGGATGCGGGCTCTCAGAACGTGACGAAATAATTCGAGATTTACAGTCTGGTAAATATCAAGCTCTTGTGGCGATGCAGTGTCTAAATGAGGGAGTTGACATCCCTTCAGCAGACACAGGAATTATACTTGCAAGCAGTACTAATCCACGTGAATATGTTCAGAGATTGGGGAGACTGATTCGAAACTTTCCTGGAAAAGAGATGGCCACAGTTTATGACTTTATTGTCTGTCAAAATTTGAATGGTGTTCGTACAATTCTTCCAAGTGAATTGAACCGTGCCCGCTACATTGGTGTGAGTGCTCAAAATAGTGACGAAATATTGTCTCAATTGTATGTATGAAACATATCACAATATTTATCAATTCGGTAAGCTAGGTATTATCTATTGAAATAATGGAGACACGTTAGGTGAAATAATGACAAAAACAGGGCCTGTAAGAATTCGAGAGGAGATACAGAAAAATAAAACAGATGATGAGATGGAGGCCCTCCTATTGGGATTATGGGATCTTGAGTTGGAAGAAAAAATGAGATATAAAGAAGCATACAAAGACTTAATTCTTAAATGTTCTGAGAAAAGATGCGAGAAAGGAACTGAATAATATGAGAATTACGAAGATTTTAATTTCCAATTATCGCCAACATAAAAATATCGAAGTCGAATTTAAAAAACGCGGAGAAAATGATCTTCATCTTTTCATTGCAAAAAATGGAGTTGGAAAGACCAACACTCTGAATGCAATTTATTGGTGTCTTTATAATGAAGAACCATATCTCTCGATAAAGAACCAAAGTATGCCAATACTTAACAAAGCATGTTGGAATTCAGGTAAACGACAAGAAACCGTCTCTGTGGAGATACATATCCAAAATCCCACTAACAAGGAGACAATCATCATCAAAAGGACTCAGAATTTTGATCTAACTGCATCTAATCCAACATCCCCCTCAATGCGAGTACCTCGTCCCGAAAATTCAAAATTATCTGTTTTTCAGAGTTTTGGCGGAGCGAATCCATGGGAAATCGAGGACACAGAAAGTACAAATAATTTGATATCGCGTTTTGTCCCAAAAGAAATTAGTGAATATTTCCTTTTTGATGGTGAGCGGCTGGATAATTATTTTAGGGATAGTTCTGGGGGGAAAATTGAGACTGCAATTGCAAGGATTTCCAAGTTGGACCAGTTGGATGATATGAGACGTCGATTGGACACACTTCAAACTGAGTTCCGAAAACAAATAAAGGGTGGAAATCTATCCATTGAAAATTTAGGTGAAATACGTGACGATTTCAAAAATAAGTTGGAGGAAAATGAAAGGAAGCGCACCCAAACAAAGGAGATCATAGAGGATCATAAAAAAAGATTGCAGGAACTTAGCAGTGAGCTAATCCATACTCCAGATATCAAGAAAATTGAAGCAGATTTACTAAAAGTCGATATGGATATAACATCAATCTCATCAGCCCAATCTATAGATCAAAAAACAAAAAGTGATAAGGTATATGAGTATTTTATCAAATGGCAGTTTTATCAACCAATGATACTTCTGAAGAGCGAAATTAATCGCAAGAGGCAAACTAAAGAAATTCCCGTAGTACAAAATAAGGATGTTGTTGAGGAAATTAAACGATTACATCATTGCAGCATCTGCGGACGTGAGCTTGATTCCAACTCAGAGATCTTTATTGATAACCTTTTGAAATCATATACTATGTCAACGACCACTTCAAGTGAGTTACTTGGTATCGATTGGTTACTTGGCAATACAATTCGTGAGTTCCAGGAATCTTTTCCAGATAAATTGGATGAGATTACCGAACGTATCAACCGGCATGAAGAGCAATTGAGTAGTGCTGACGCAAGGAAGGGTGAACTTTCATTTTCCATAAAAAATTATAGCGACGGTAAGGTCAGAAAACTTCAGGAGGAACGTGAGGATCGAGAGACGGCAAAATACAATGCCGTACGAACTTTGGGATCATTAGATAGTGAAATAGATCGCCTCAAGATTGAATTTGATAAGGCTGAAAGGAACTTGGACCGTGAAACGTCAAAAGTGGATAAAAAAAACAGATCAAAACAATCTTACGAGATATGTGGAGAGGCAATCCGCATTTTAGATAAGTCTCGTGAGAACATTTTGAATGATATTCGTAATGATATTCAGACGGAAACTAATACTGCTTTCTTTAAAATGATCTGGAAAAAGTCGACTTTTAAAGAAATTAAGATTGAAAAAGATTACAGTGTCATGCTCTATGACATGAATGATGTGCCTGTGTTAGGGAGTATTAGTAAAGCAGAAAACGAGTTATTGGCCTTGGCATTTACCATGGCCTTGCATAAGGTATCTGGTTTTGAGGCTCCAATTATTATTGATACTCCAGTTGCTCGAATTTCAAGTGAACAACGTGCGGCATTTGGAAGAGCTTTGGCCGATGTGAGTAAAGATAAACAAATGATTTTGCTGTTTACTCCTGATGAGTACTCTGATAATATCCGGGAAGTCATAGAGCCAATTGCAAGTCAAAAATATACGTATGAGCTCTCTCCTGATGAAGCTGAAACAAGATTAATCACTGTCGGAGAAATATAAGATGCCATTTAATGAAGTTGATAGGGTATATATTGATGCGAATGATCGGGAAAAATATAATGACAAGACGGGTTTAGGATCACTTTCTCCTTTTTTTGCCCAAAAAAGCAATTCCGATCTATTTCTCTTTGCCATTGCATATGCATTAAAAAATGGATTGCCACGAAAGCCTCTTGCCTCAAGAGATGGCTATTTTAGAACTGATTATCTGAAAGAAGTTGATGAAGTGCTCTTGAAATCTCTTGCCGTGTATGATAAAAAATCCATTGATGTTTTAGAAAATGAGAAAGAAATTCTTCAAATCGCTGAAGAGTACGCAAATGCCGGAATTAAGGTATTATACAAAGATCTTAAAAATAGAAGCGGGAATTATCAGCTGGAGATAGAGGAGTATCTTGCAGAGATAGATATCCCTCGATGATTATCTCCATTTTTTCATTTTGCATATGAGTGTGTGTTTTGATCTTTTCCATGTTTTTTTCTGAGATTTTTCAGAGTATTAGTTTGGTATATTGATTTTTATATGATTTGAACTTCCTGATTTCATCAGAAATGCGATAACAATTTTCCACCCCCCCGAGCACTTTCACCCCACGCGCCCCTCCTTTCATATACCCTTCCCGCCAATCACATCAGTACCAGTTCTCCTTAGCATCAAACCAATGCCCAAAGAAGAACCACCCCACAGCAGCAATCCTGAGAAGCTCCGGTCGCAAAACCCCACCCGGGAACCAAAACAGCGAACAAGCCTCACGATCACGAGCGAACAGATCCTCTGAGCCCGGATGTCATCATGGATTCCCTGCTGAGGACAGCCGGGACAAAATCCATCCGGTGCAACCAAGGGAAACGGGACACAAACTCCCGGCACAAAAACCATCAAAAGAAAACCAAAAACAGTTCCAAAAAGCGAACGCCCTTT
The genomic region above belongs to Methanorbis furvi and contains:
- a CDS encoding B12-binding domain-containing radical SAM protein, whose protein sequence is MSHRKIILVEPKYYTQFPPVGLLKFSTYHKQKGDSVQYVKGFVELDYEPDLIYVTSLFTWTWRPVWDVIRQYKTKYPASKIILGGIYASVMPDHAKYSGADVIIQGICDKVENMPLDYSLVPKWDGSILFTSRGCGRKCGFCAVPRIEGKICKTRESIKDYVVDAHSRIILFDNNFLLNPHKDKIFAELREYDKYVDFNQGIDARLITEDIAIKISELKLDSTIRIAYDAKKDRDAVYNAIENLHQAGISKRSIFVYTLFNYTDTPADFFDRTRDILNWGAVCYPMRYEPLRAITKNSYVSPNWTIDEIEAIQAARRVIGYGGAFPAYTGLVDKITNAFGFADAFELRELKQK
- a CDS encoding DGQHR domain-containing protein, giving the protein MKNTICSCCGRKIVDKVHGPYSDGQCVCDVCWNDPALFFEDKVATSFQINPQETLDLTDSLNQIEVIDMYLSSVKSGSFQNTFSWTNLINNKHLTIPVLKFSQKGLPLFIGKIRPAELLVMSSVDQWNEDRLEGYQRERIKEKNREIKDFLKNCDIPIVPPIIASVKLSSFIPTSDDYGQMEIPIIPGNISLIDGQQRTGGFYELFYEIRSEGKKNKDHGDMILDRYAEFLKFEIPILLIDPQLIIKKLQEKNSLSDIKPIDVERAFFFVINKTQKSVSSSLKDELAYLTISAGITGIPAIEKDRWRVDLVPIVNELNKEGSPLYGLINLGGSSGLQRPIPLTSFVSSLKPLYDNPTFHAYSQEEKLQFLKAYWGAVKEVFPDAFAQTKQYLLTKTIGMYPMNSLSADILNEMLKDGKNPLLQSDVYPYILLLGDLDWSVNASEFRYFIGRKGTGRGYELLKEAFQKKI
- a CDS encoding DEAD/DEAH box helicase family protein translates to MGLKDLRLNDAYSTGMGDDVVNDFYIPILGCAVEYNRISGYFSSKSLAITASGINGLIQNDGVMRLLTSPNLEKKDVECISDILSGDPILLEKYLLQELDSFDLEESFTKDHVKALAWMLKNNRLEIRIALPITTNGNSDPASLFHSKIGYIKDVMGDSLTFTGSNNETGSGLIRNIEDFKVFFSWGSDKDKKCVDIDTLTFEKYWNNESPCVKTVSLPDAVHQRLLTVAPNSIDDLDLEKYYAERKQSQRAIKLYDYQKDAINSWFEAEKRGLFEMATGTGKTFTAIGCLERLLLERTSPLLIVITCPQVHLVNQWETSIRKFDLDVDVLYNSNELGSTWKDKFSDLLSHLNLGRKQSAILITTHRTFSSSKFIEILSRKKKRFEVCIVADEAHGTGAEGAQKGLLPLYDYRLALSATPRRLYDEEGTDAIFDFFGDTLYEFPLDRAITTINPATGMMFLTSYRYVPIFVNLSRGEYLDYQELSTQIQNARFYHGDPDKDVNRDILEKLLIKRANIVKNCDEKYPMFERLLSDISKTLMNTLIFVDPGQFSSILSILDSHNIRHHQFTQSEGAKPAKNGCGLSERDEIIRDLQSGKYQALVAMQCLNEGVDIPSADTGIILASSTNPREYVQRLGRLIRNFPGKEMATVYDFIVCQNLNGVRTILPSELNRARYIGVSAQNSDEILSQLYV
- a CDS encoding AAA family ATPase → MRITKILISNYRQHKNIEVEFKKRGENDLHLFIAKNGVGKTNTLNAIYWCLYNEEPYLSIKNQSMPILNKACWNSGKRQETVSVEIHIQNPTNKETIIIKRTQNFDLTASNPTSPSMRVPRPENSKLSVFQSFGGANPWEIEDTESTNNLISRFVPKEISEYFLFDGERLDNYFRDSSGGKIETAIARISKLDQLDDMRRRLDTLQTEFRKQIKGGNLSIENLGEIRDDFKNKLEENERKRTQTKEIIEDHKKRLQELSSELIHTPDIKKIEADLLKVDMDITSISSAQSIDQKTKSDKVYEYFIKWQFYQPMILLKSEINRKRQTKEIPVVQNKDVVEEIKRLHHCSICGRELDSNSEIFIDNLLKSYTMSTTTSSELLGIDWLLGNTIREFQESFPDKLDEITERINRHEEQLSSADARKGELSFSIKNYSDGKVRKLQEEREDRETAKYNAVRTLGSLDSEIDRLKIEFDKAERNLDRETSKVDKKNRSKQSYEICGEAIRILDKSRENILNDIRNDIQTETNTAFFKMIWKKSTFKEIKIEKDYSVMLYDMNDVPVLGSISKAENELLALAFTMALHKVSGFEAPIIIDTPVARISSEQRAAFGRALADVSKDKQMILLFTPDEYSDNIREVIEPIASQKYTYELSPDEAETRLITVGEI